Part of the Armatimonadota bacterium genome is shown below.
AGACCGTATCTATTACGACTACAACGGTCCGATTCGACTGTATGAAAAGGCTGGGTTTGTGGAAGTGGCAAGGCTCGATGATAAAGTGGTGATGAGAAAGGAACTGTAGAGGAGGAACGCCGGGTGCAGGAAGAATGATGTTAACAATTGTTGCCTGGGGCAATGAGCATGAAGATATGAATATGTATGAGAGTCCACGGTATCGTGACCATATTAAGGGCGTAAACTAAGTTTAAGCTTACTGGCCAAATATATGAAAGTAAATAAATGGATAAAATGAAAGACGAAGACCTAGTAAAACAGAAAGAATTATCGCTACTTAAACCAGAAATAAGAAGGTCTCGGGAGTTGTTGGCACGTTTACTAGCAGATGTTTTTCTGGAATTTGGAAGCTCAGGTGGTGTATATAATAAAAAAGGTATTCTTGAAAATCTTCCGAATTGTGGGACTGTTTATCAGGCCAAAAATATGGAGGCAAGGACTCTATCGCACGATGTTATCCAAACAACGTTTAGGACAATCCAAACAAAAACAGACGGGACTGCCTCTGAATCGCTGAGAAGCTCTATCTGGAAAAAGATAGATGACGAATGGCAGATGCTATTTCATCAAGGGACTTTGGTTGTTTCGGAAGACCCTCTTCCCGAAATGCCTTAGGATATACAACCTGAGCCAGAGTAGTTCTAAAATCGTCCAGCCAGGGGAGCCAACAAATTTCAGAGGCAACTTAGCTCGTCACATCCATACATTAGTCCCAATTCTGATCTCAAATTGTGAAAGTTGAGTATTTTGCCTCGATATCGAAGTGGTTCGAGTCCATCCTGGTTTTCCAGAGTATCACTACACCAAAGAACTATTTTCTGGAACACTTTGTAGGCTACAGATGCGTGTGAAGCCGATGGCAGCTAAATATTAATCTCAACTGACATTATCCATTTCGGAATCCGCCACAACAACTATATCGATGTCCTTCGTCTTTCGCATTATGCGGTTGATAATCGACCCCTTCACTATCTCTTGGACCCGACTGCGGGCTGATTGACCCATCACGATGACGGTTGCACCAGCCTGACCGGCGTAGCGGATTATCTCACTCGCGACTGAATCACCTTCCAACTCCACCACCTTGCCCCCAAAGTTCCTGGCAAGATCATAGACACCCTGAAGCATCTCCTGCTCTCGCTTGGTCAAACTGGCTCCAGGTGGGCGCACGAATACAACGTCGAACGTTCCCTGCAGGCGCTTTGCTATACGATAACCCCTCCGGACCAGTTTCTGCGCCGTTGGACGGGGCGCAATACACACAAGAATGTGCTCACGAGCCAGCTTGCCCTGAGCCATATCGTGTGCTTCCATATATTCGTGGAGCTGCTCGTCGACTTCTTCGGCGGTTCTTTGCAGGGCAAGTTCGCGGAGAGCAACAATATTACCCTTGCGGAAGAAATTGGCAAGCGCCTGGGGTATTTTCTCCTCTTTGTAGATGTCGCCGCGCTTGAGGCGGTTGATGAGTGCATCGGGCGTCAGGTCGACCAACTCTATTTCGTTGGCCGTATCCACAATCCAATCGGGCACTGTCTCGCGAACCCGCACACCTGTGATCTCGAATATTACGTCATTGAGGCTTTCAACGTGCTGGATATTGAGAGTCGTGATAACGTTTATACCTGCGTCACGGATCTCTTCGACGCTTTGCCAACGCTTGGCATGCACCGTGCCGGGGACATTCGTGTGGGCCAGTTCGTCT
Proteins encoded:
- a CDS encoding nuclear transport factor 2 family protein — translated: MDKMKDEDLVKQKELSLLKPEIRRSRELLARLLADVFLEFGSSGGVYNKKGILENLPNCGTVYQAKNMEARTLSHDVIQTTFRTIQTKTDGTASESLRSSIWKKIDDEWQMLFHQGTLVVSEDPLPEMP
- a CDS encoding universal stress protein; this translates as MTGQRGRLKIFLGAVAGVGKTYKMLSEARRRLSRGEDIVIGLIETHGRPATAELMEGFEQIPLKKLEYRGAEFYEVDTAAVIARHPEWVMIDELAHTNVPGTVHAKRWQSVEEIRDAGINVITTLNIQHVESLNDVIFEITGVRVRETVPDWIVDTANEIELVDLTPDALINRLKRGDIYKEEKIPQALANFFRKGNIVALRELALQRTAEEVDEQLHEYMEAHDMAQGKLAREHILVCIAPRPTAQKLVRRGYRIAKRLQGTFDVVFVRPPGASLTKREQEMLQGVYDLARNFGGKVVELEGDSVASEIIRYAGQAGATVIVMGQSARSRVQEIVKGSIINRIMRKTKDIDIVVVADSEMDNVS